The Methanoregula boonei 6A8 genome has a window encoding:
- a CDS encoding RPA family protein, with amino-acid sequence MSSTAPEMGGRRDASFEREPARRVFASELRECRYQFKDGEDEKSPTFVLLPTGERSNRIFISGTLTEKSRQGEQNVFYRGRVIDPTGTFFVMAGSYQPEAMQQLAKIETPAFVSVTGKPNLYQKPDGSYLVSVRVESITVVEKETRDLWVLDTAARTLDRLDALATGTSPDITKAKEQYPMLDPAVYRKNVFDALAQIKM; translated from the coding sequence ATGAGTTCGACTGCTCCGGAGATGGGAGGGCGCCGCGATGCCAGCTTCGAGCGCGAGCCGGCCCGCCGGGTCTTTGCAAGCGAGCTGCGCGAGTGCCGGTACCAGTTCAAGGATGGCGAGGACGAGAAGAGCCCGACCTTTGTCCTTCTCCCCACGGGTGAGCGCTCCAACCGGATCTTTATCTCCGGGACGCTGACCGAGAAAAGCCGGCAGGGCGAGCAGAACGTCTTTTACCGCGGCCGGGTTATCGACCCGACCGGCACGTTCTTTGTGATGGCGGGGAGCTACCAGCCCGAGGCAATGCAGCAGCTCGCAAAGATCGAGACACCGGCCTTTGTCTCGGTTACGGGAAAGCCCAACCTGTACCAGAAGCCGGACGGGTCGTACCTTGTCTCAGTCCGGGTAGAATCAATCACGGTCGTGGAAAAGGAGACCCGCGACCTCTGGGTGCTGGACACCGCGGCCCGGACGCTCGACCGGCTCGACGCGCTTGCCACCGGCACCAGCCCGGACATTACAAAGGCAAAGGAGCAGTACCCCATGCTCGACCCGGCAGTGTACCGGAAGAATGTGTTTGATGCGCTGGCTCAGATTAAGATGTAA
- a CDS encoding DUF1858 domain-containing protein has translation MADLTADSTIYDLLQAKPEATEALFKFGMGCVGCAIARGETIREAAEAHGIPLAELLNALGIKE, from the coding sequence ATGGCTGATTTAACCGCAGACTCTACGATCTACGATCTTCTCCAGGCAAAACCCGAAGCGACCGAAGCCCTCTTCAAGTTCGGCATGGGCTGCGTGGGCTGTGCAATCGCCCGCGGCGAGACCATCCGCGAGGCTGCAGAGGCTCACGGCATTCCTCTTGCTGAGCTCTTAAACGCGCTTGGGATCAAGGAATAA
- the nrdD gene encoding anaerobic ribonucleoside-triphosphate reductase → MDWSTEQRTTAEKYKKLEDIPESERKYKCHTCHLIVDQNPCPNCGETKLEIMCPLDNCHCSHEMISGIEYCPLCGKPVCPECGSHDVVQISRVTGYLQDVSGWNSGKQQELKDRMRYSVA, encoded by the coding sequence ATGGATTGGAGCACGGAGCAAAGGACAACCGCGGAAAAATACAAAAAGCTCGAAGATATCCCCGAATCCGAGCGAAAATACAAGTGCCACACCTGCCACCTCATCGTGGACCAGAACCCCTGCCCGAATTGCGGCGAGACAAAGTTAGAGATCATGTGCCCGCTGGACAACTGCCACTGCTCCCACGAGATGATCTCCGGGATCGAGTACTGCCCGCTCTGCGGCAAGCCCGTCTGTCCCGAGTGCGGATCCCATGACGTTGTCCAGATCAGCCGCGTGACCGGGTACCTGCAGGACGTTTCCGGCTGGAACTCCGGCAAACAGCAGGAACTCAAGGACCGGATGCGCTACTCCGTGGCATGA
- a CDS encoding adenosylcobinamide amidohydrolase: MRYYTKNSTLFVRGAFRAASTGIDGGIRDVTTLFNHTVPADWSHDSPKKEIELVAAAAGIGPCVFGLLTAVPLRHLCVLQYDFVTVFVTAGIREHPPQEAGTINIIVYSSEGMEDSALLEMILVATEAKAEALIAAGRDSGTPTDAVIAACEGEKLHRYAGRITEPGQRLREAVLKGVPEALRRYERGAENEEPAFFIYSRLEGGHWVEWSPVNCPYYPCHFPGQRCDFCYCPFYPCKNEALGDWSVSSSGGKVWSCSRCTLIHEPAVADYLKRYPDAPLDELVQYQKQQKKKIIP; the protein is encoded by the coding sequence ATGAGATATTATACCAAGAACTCAACCCTTTTTGTCCGCGGTGCATTCCGCGCCGCGAGTACCGGTATTGATGGAGGGATCCGGGATGTCACCACCCTGTTCAACCACACGGTGCCTGCCGACTGGAGCCACGACAGCCCCAAAAAAGAGATCGAACTGGTCGCTGCTGCGGCCGGTATCGGCCCTTGTGTTTTCGGCCTCCTTACTGCCGTTCCCCTCCGGCACCTCTGCGTGCTCCAGTACGATTTTGTCACGGTCTTTGTGACCGCCGGCATCCGGGAGCATCCCCCGCAGGAGGCCGGGACCATCAATATCATCGTATACAGCAGCGAGGGGATGGAGGATTCAGCGCTGCTCGAAATGATTCTGGTTGCCACCGAGGCAAAGGCCGAGGCCCTGATCGCGGCCGGCCGGGATTCGGGAACTCCCACCGATGCCGTGATCGCCGCGTGCGAAGGGGAAAAACTGCACCGGTACGCCGGGCGGATCACGGAACCCGGCCAGAGACTGCGGGAAGCCGTGCTCAAAGGTGTGCCCGAGGCCCTGCGCCGGTACGAACGTGGGGCGGAAAACGAGGAACCGGCCTTTTTTATTTACAGCCGGTTAGAGGGGGGGCACTGGGTGGAGTGGTCGCCGGTCAACTGCCCCTATTACCCCTGCCATTTTCCCGGGCAGCGCTGCGACTTCTGCTACTGCCCGTTCTACCCGTGCAAAAACGAGGCGCTCGGCGACTGGTCTGTGAGTTCCTCCGGAGGGAAGGTCTGGAGCTGCTCGCGCTGCACCCTTATCCATGAGCCGGCGGTCGCGGACTACCTCAAACGCTATCCCGATGCCCCGCTCGACGAGCTGGTGCAGTACCAAAAACAACAGAAAAAGAAGATTATTCCTTGA
- a CDS encoding nucleotide-binding protein, with the protein MDYSEATERISRKYAKTGHEIDRQKIEGKLRRLVEEFGVQPAEAERSVTNELNKEFNITPAGVPGTPGPAGGATSEKKIADARPGDWVTIEGKVVSLSAPASPAIAQSGILADESGAIRFVVWAKSNAPKMDEGAWYRLDSAVVDEYKNIPNLKVHSGTTITAIDRTDPLIPAPCAIKDLHPGIGSVRAKVVQEWDTTHDRMLQSGLIGDETGTVKFIIWKEQGKEKLAVGAVYSIFYAQADEFNERLSLNITGAAIMQEEGDIATVTGGDTEVRGALVHIAPGSGIIKRCPVPGCNRALSRQNYCPIHEIQPRFEYDLRIKGWLDDGEKTHNILLKRDVVEPLTGMTLDQAKEIAENNPLGMDEVFLQMRDRVLGRYVVCKGREIENRLLVNTCEKMHFESGEHAKLLNRAGGAS; encoded by the coding sequence ATGGATTATTCCGAAGCAACCGAGAGAATCTCCCGAAAGTATGCAAAAACCGGCCACGAGATTGACCGCCAGAAGATCGAAGGCAAGCTGCGCAGGCTTGTCGAGGAGTTCGGTGTCCAGCCGGCCGAAGCAGAGCGCAGCGTGACAAACGAACTGAATAAGGAGTTCAACATCACCCCTGCGGGAGTGCCAGGAACTCCCGGCCCGGCTGGCGGGGCGACAAGCGAGAAGAAGATCGCCGATGCCCGGCCCGGGGACTGGGTGACCATCGAAGGCAAAGTGGTCTCCCTTTCCGCGCCCGCATCGCCGGCAATAGCCCAGAGTGGGATCCTCGCCGACGAATCGGGCGCAATCCGATTTGTGGTCTGGGCCAAGTCCAATGCGCCAAAGATGGACGAAGGCGCGTGGTACCGCCTCGACTCGGCCGTGGTAGACGAGTACAAGAATATCCCCAATCTCAAGGTGCATTCGGGGACCACGATCACCGCAATTGACCGGACCGACCCGCTCATCCCCGCACCCTGTGCCATAAAAGACCTGCACCCCGGCATCGGGAGCGTCCGCGCGAAAGTGGTCCAGGAATGGGACACAACCCACGACCGGATGCTCCAGTCCGGCCTTATAGGTGACGAGACCGGCACGGTGAAGTTCATCATCTGGAAGGAGCAGGGAAAGGAGAAACTTGCCGTGGGCGCGGTATACTCGATCTTCTATGCGCAGGCCGACGAGTTCAACGAACGGCTCTCGCTCAACATCACGGGCGCGGCCATCATGCAGGAGGAAGGCGATATTGCCACCGTCACCGGTGGCGACACCGAGGTCCGCGGGGCACTTGTCCACATTGCGCCCGGCTCGGGGATCATTAAGCGCTGCCCGGTCCCGGGCTGCAACCGTGCCCTCTCCCGGCAAAACTACTGTCCGATCCACGAGATCCAGCCCCGGTTCGAGTACGACCTCCGGATCAAGGGATGGCTGGATGATGGCGAAAAGACGCACAACATCCTCCTCAAGCGTGACGTGGTGGAACCACTGACCGGCATGACACTCGACCAGGCAAAGGAGATCGCAGAGAACAACCCGCTCGGGATGGACGAGGTCTTTTTGCAGATGCGCGACCGCGTGCTGGGACGGTACGTGGTGTGCAAGGGCCGGGAGATCGAGAACCGGCTGCTCGTAAACACCTGTGAGAAGATGCACTTTGAGAGCGGGGAGCATGCAAAGCTCCTCAACCGCGCCGGGGGTGCCTCATGA